ATGAAGAATGGTTGGAAAGGTTTCattcttcattttgaaaatttgaagtcAGCTGGGCTTTGGAGTCGTTCTTCATTTTGAAGATTTGAAATAGGGTTGGACTTTGGAGATTGTACTACCATTCCTTATCGGAAATAAATTTGAGTTAGCACCTACCAAGGCTACCCTGATTCCCCAACAAAGTTGTTTCCctactttttccttttgtaagaTGGGCTGCTTCAATTGTTATTACAAGATGTTCTTCCTCTTGTACTTCTCTATGACTTATAGACTCCAACATTTCTTACTTTCTCTTACAGTGGCAAACCCCAGTCCCAAAAACCAGTTTTTTGAATCCTTAGATTTATTGACGTTTGTTGAATCATGTTCTTTACCATGTTAGGAAGATTTCTTTGATCTCTTCCCTTAGAAGACCTACCCACACATTGAAGCACTGTTGATCTTTTCTGGTAATTAATTGTTGCTAATGGTATCTCTTATAATTCCGTGAACCTTTTTTTATAGCCCCCCCTACCCTTTTTGTCAGATTCATACAATTTCTGTGTTTGGGAATTTGTTTGGCTTCTAACTTTTTTATTCCAATTCATGTTGAGATTCAATACCAAATTGTTGTATTGCGCCCTTTGTGCGAATAATAGAATAAGCTTCTACCAGGTTAGTATTTAGTTGTCTGATAATTTATACTTTAGAggttttattttggttttcgaAGTTCGAACATGTACTGTGTTTCATTTTCGTCTTTTTCTAGtatccaaaaaaatccaaagaatTTTTGTTACTAAAACTAACTAAAATGACCGGTGAACCGATATTCAAGTACACGGTAGACACTTTTAAAGGACTTGGGGCCATGATAGCGGTATCTGTAGTATGGTGTGTCTAAGTGTAACAAAATCTTATTTGCCCAAGATCCTCATGCGGACCATCTTTTGATGGGGGCACAATGAGTTTGGAGAGGGACCGTCACCTGGGTTGCAAGGCCCACCTCGGAGGGCCATTCTGAAACGGGGGCTTTAGTCAGTTAGTGAGTGGTGGAGAATATCATGATTGCAAAATTTAGCAACTTCTGGTGTGCCTTAAATTTAACTAGTTTTGgcctttcaaaatttttttaactagTTTTGAGTCTTAGATACTAAGTCACCATGTGGCATGGACTGTATGACTCAACGCTTTGTCCAGACTCCGCATAGAGTATCGATTTATCATTAGTGGAATAGCAGCTTGCTTTTGAAAGTACCACTGTGTCCAGTGTCCCTTGTCTCGTTCTCAACTTCTCGTCCAAGCTTTGAGGGCAAAATAACCTGTGTTTTTGCTTGATTTGGTGGGTTGCTTATGTAATTATATATTCTGTTCCTTAAGTTGTCATTGTTCTTCACTTCTCTGGTGTTTCTTTCTCATGTTGCTGTTCTTTTATTGATATTTTAACCCGTGGGTAAAACAGGAGGGTCTTGTGGATATAACGGAAGAATATATTGAGGAAACTTCGGTTGAGAAGGTGTCAAAAGCAGGCAGGTTCCTGCCTCTTATTGTCTTCTATTGAACTGTTTGGACTGTGATAGAATGTGCAACTATTTGGAGAATATGTCGATTGATGTTGCTGCTGTCTTTTATTCTCTTAAATGTTTTTTCTGTTGGATTTTTATGCTATGTGATTTAACAATAGTCTTATTCATTATCTGGAGGTTGATGCTCTACCGGTTTATATAAGAAAAAGCTTTGCTTCTTATTTATGCGTCATCTTTTAACTGAAGTTATCCTTACTAGATAGTTGATGCTATTGAACTTATGTTTCCACTTTCCACACATCGAGAACATAGCCACTTTTGTGTATGTTGTATTTCATACAATCCCCCTTATACATGTTTTGAAGTTACTTGACTGGCCACCTACACTATATACATTCCCAGTCAAATGATACCGGAGTGCTGTTTGTTGACCGTCAACCAAGAGAAATCATTTCCAGTTCCTGTTAACATGTGATATATTCTTGGTGCTTTGCTGCACCGTTAGGTGTTAAGTACCTGGACTTATAGTCGCGTGTCTTTATTTTGATGGTCAAGTTCGTCAACTTCTTCATGTCACATGAATGCATCTTATTTGGACATCTCGATTTGTTACCCCCCAAATTTTAGATTATCTGTAGTTGGGGAGTTAACACTCTTTGTATGGTTCCCGGTACGGCAAAACCAGATCCTAATGTTTCTGAGGCAGACAGTATGAACGCTCTTACTGAAGAAGAGGAATTTGCTAAATTAATGTCCAAGATTGATGAACTTGAGAAAGAAGAACTTGCAGAAGAAAGTGATGAAGATGAAAATGATGAAGAATACGGTCATATGATGTCGAAGCTCGATGAACTTGAGAAAAAGGAACTTGCAACTGAAAGCGTCAGTGAGAGTGATGAAGGCTACAGTAGTCAGCATTCTTTTGATCAAAGACATGTAAGTTTTGAGGAGTGAGGGTAGTTGATTTTTGGTTATTATGTAAGCTGGCAGAATCACCAATTTTCATTCGATCCTCTTGAGTTTCTGTAACTGATCCAATAGGGGCATCAGTTAACTAATCCACCAAAGCAGTCGAAGGATGAGCGTCCTACTGTTAAAGAGCTTCCAAGTAAACAACACACTTTTCAACAAGAATTGCACAAGCAGGTGAATGAAGTATTTGTATCTTTCATCATCGCTTTTCTTTCTATACTATTTTCCATCTTTTTCTGATTCTGGATTAGCTACACGTCTTGTGAGTGTGTTCGTAACTCACAGTCACTgtaattattgttttttttttttttctcatttgtgaAACTTGAAAATGCAGTTTGAAGGTTCAAAGTTGTTGCAATCAGTTTGTCAAGGTTAGTCTGTTTCTGATCCCTTATCGGTGTCTCTGAAAATTCATCTTAGATGAGCTTGTATATGATTGTTGTGTCAAATTTGCAAGAATTTTCTCATGTATTATCAGAAATGCATTTGCGAAATCTGTTCTTTTATACTCCCCCTATCTTAATTTTTGTAATCACTAATCAGCACCATACCAATTGTGCTGGTCACAAATGTTGGAGAACCAACCCGGTCAGGTGAGTTCTGGGTTAGTTTATCTGAACCAACTCAAGAACCAAGACCCTGGTAAGATCGAATTTACCGTTGAGGTTTATGTGACCAGCCCCGGCTCTTAGCCTCTATAACCTAATCTGATGCAGTCCCACAAAGACCTTCAGAGAAACTGTAAAACGGAAAGAGATGTTACATGAATTTGTTCATTCTCTAAGATTTGGTTCCCTAGGTGCTCTGATAGGATAACAGATTTAAGCAACATTCGTCCAGTTAATATTGAAGGAGGTCTAAGATTCATTGATAAGTTTTAGAGATAGTTGCAATTTGCAGAAAAATAATGTGTTAGCTTCTCTGTTTCTTCGCAAAAGTAAGCAAGACCTCCATAGCTTTAGAACCTGTGGAACAATTGAAAGACAACATCCCTTTGGGATTGTGGACTACCTCAGGGCCCACATTTTCTTTGAGATAGTGATCTCTGTGTTGAATAATCGCTCAATTTGACGCACTTCCTTTGAAGCTTTTGTAGTTTTCATGGTACCATGATTTGTTGGAGAGATGCTCTTTTTCTGCTAAGCTGATTGCCATGTAGTCATAAGTTTTGATTTGGAAATAAGCTATCCACCAATAGTTGTAATTCTATCTCAAGTTGCCTCCACGGATTGACCCCGCAGTCATTATTAACTTCAGGTAAATCTCCAAGTGACCAAATTTCTGCACATACTAAATCCAGTTCGGCTGAGAAGGCTTTGGTACTTCCTGAAGTGGAGGAGAATATTCAAGCAGAACCTTATTCGCAAAATAAGGTATTTGAGTCCTTCCTCAGTATTCTTTGTGCTTTATTGCTTCTGTTACTTATCGTCTTGTGCAGTTCAAACCCCCGGTTGCTTGCCTACATAGGCGCAATGAGTATTCATTTTTTGCTTGTTTTGAAATAGTGGTGGCACACATAGGTCAGCAAATAACTTGTCTAAAATACTTACTAGTATTAATGTACCTTTGGGCATTTTTCTCACAATTTCCTATCTATGCATCTAAACTAGGTAGCGATAGTCATAGAGCAAGTGTGTCCTCAGAGCAGTTATTGATAATCGATTTCAGTTATTGGATAAAAAGGAAGTTAATGTGTAATGCatccttctctctttcctcAACTTGCAGGCCTTTACAGGCTCAATTGTGGAGCACACTCACAACTTAGAAACAAATCCAAGGGAACAGACGACTACTTCGTCCAAGGTTGATCTACTGTCTTTTATATCCTTGCAGCAGTCTTGTGATCCTTGTTTGTTCCCTAACTTCAACCGAATACTACTTTTGTCCTTTGCAGTCTTCTACGTCCCAACCGTCAAAACCAGTATCTAGATTCAAGATGCAGAGAAGGTAGCCATGGTAGCTGTGCGAATACGCAGAATATGTCAGAGATCCAACTTATCACTTTGGTATAGGCAGTTTCTGTGAAACCCCAAGCAGGAAAAGAGGAAAGGTGCAAGATGGTGATTAATGATGTAAACATGA
The sequence above is drawn from the Rhododendron vialii isolate Sample 1 chromosome 6a, ASM3025357v1 genome and encodes:
- the LOC131328797 gene encoding uncharacterized protein LOC131328797 isoform X2, whose product is MDEPAKGTVTSLSSLFPAEEVHEASKRVQDTISEHRKDLDKLRDFTADNASLISLVQKLPDQLHHDIMVPFGKAAFFPGRLIHTNEFLVLLGDGYYAERTSKQTIDLLKRRGKALESQVNSITAVMQDLMAQASYFDATAAEVAEGLVDITEEYIEETSVEKVSKADPNVSEADSMNALTEEEEFAKLMSKIDELEKEELAEESDEDENDEEYGHMMSKLDELEKKELATESVSESDEGYSSQHSFDQRHGHQLTNPPKQSKDERPTVKELPSKQHTFQQELHKQVNLQVTKFLHILNPVRLRRLWYFLKWRRIFKQNLIRKIRPLQAQLWSTLTT
- the LOC131328797 gene encoding uncharacterized protein LOC131328797 isoform X1 — its product is MDEPAKGTVTSLSSLFPAEEVHEASKRVQDTISEHRKDLDKLRDFTADNASLISLVQKLPDQLHHDIMVPFGKAAFFPGRLIHTNEFLVLLGDGYYAERTSKQTIDLLKRRGKALESQVNSITAVMQDLMAQASYFDATAAEVAEGLVDITEEYIEETSVEKVSKADPNVSEADSMNALTEEEEFAKLMSKIDELEKEELAEESDEDENDEEYGHMMSKLDELEKKELATESVSESDEGYSSQHSFDQRHGHQLTNPPKQSKDERPTVKELPSKQHTFQQELHKQFEGSKLLQSVCQGKSPSDQISAHTKSSSAEKALVLPEVEENIQAEPYSQNKAFTGSIVEHTHNLETNPREQTTTSSKSSTSQPSKPVSRFKMQRR